From a single Streptomyces rubradiris genomic region:
- a CDS encoding DUF3566 domain-containing protein, which produces MSGATGAGSAGTSTGTETDGGGRGSAARAASASDPHTTNLKPVKGSEADSSRTTGSQGGTVTDTRGPAGEAREASPLPGERHPEQPAGPYHPPQAYPAQGAVRRPRTGVRPTAPRTRKARLRVAKADPWSVMKVSFLLSIAFGICTIVASAVLWMVMDAMGVFSTVGGTISEATGSNEANGFDLQAFLSLPHVLTFTSVIAVIDVVLATALATLGAFIYNLSAGFVGGIELTLAEDE; this is translated from the coding sequence GTGAGCGGAGCCACGGGCGCCGGATCGGCCGGTACCTCCACGGGTACGGAAACGGACGGCGGCGGCCGTGGCTCCGCCGCGCGTGCGGCGAGTGCGAGCGACCCGCACACGACCAACCTGAAGCCGGTGAAGGGGTCCGAGGCGGACTCCTCCCGTACGACTGGATCCCAGGGGGGAACGGTGACGGACACCCGAGGCCCGGCCGGCGAGGCACGGGAGGCGTCGCCGCTGCCCGGCGAGCGGCACCCGGAGCAGCCCGCCGGCCCGTACCACCCGCCGCAGGCCTACCCGGCGCAGGGCGCGGTCCGCAGGCCGCGCACGGGGGTGCGGCCGACCGCGCCGCGCACGCGCAAGGCGCGGTTGCGGGTGGCCAAGGCCGATCCGTGGTCGGTGATGAAGGTCAGCTTCCTGCTCTCCATCGCGTTCGGCATCTGCACGATCGTCGCCTCGGCGGTGCTGTGGATGGTGATGGACGCCATGGGGGTGTTCTCGACGGTCGGCGGCACGATCTCGGAGGCGACCGGCTCCAACGAGGCCAACGGCTTCGACCTCCAGGCGTTTCTGTCCCTCCCGCACGTCCTGACGTTCACGTCGGTCATCGCGGTCATCGACGTGGTCCTGGCGACCGCGCTGGCGACCCTCGGCGCGTTCATCTACAACCTTTCCGCCGGCTTCGTGGGCGGCATCGAGCTGACCCTCGCGGAGGACGAGTGA
- the gyrA gene encoding DNA gyrase subunit A, whose translation MADENTPVTPEEGGELAMRVEPVGLETEMQRSYLDYAMSVIVSRALPDVRDGLKPVHRRVLYAMYDGGYRPERGFYKCARVVGDVMGNYHPHGDSSIYDALVRLAQPWSMRMPLVDSNGNFGSPGNDPAAAMRYTECKMAPLSMEMVRDIDEETVDFTDNYDGRSQEPTVLPARFPNLLINGSAGIAVGMATNIPPHNLREVAAGAQWYLENPDVSHEELLDALMERIKGPDFPTGALVVGRKGIEEAYRTGRGSITMRAVVEVEEIQGRQCLVVTELPYQVNPDNLAQKIADLVKDGKIGGIADVRDETSSRTGQRLVIVLKRDAVAKVVLNNLYKHTDLQTNFGANMLALVDGVPRTLSLDAFIRHWVTHQIEVIVRRTRFRLRKAEERAHILRGLLKALDAIDEVIALIRRSETVEIARGGLMDLLEIDEIQANAILEMQLRRLAALERQKIVQEHDELQAKINEYNEILASPVRQRGIVSEELAAIVEKYGDDRQTKLIPYEGDMSIEDLIAEEDIVVTVTRGGYVKRTKTDDYRAQKRGGKGVRGTKLKEDDIVDHFFVSTTHHWLLFFTNKGRVYRAKAYELPEAGRDARGQHVANLLAFQPDEAIAEILAIRDYEAAPYLVLATKSGLVKKTPLKDYDSPRSGGVIAINLREREDGGDDELIGAELVSAEDDLLLISKKAQSIRFTASDESLRPMGRATSGVKGMSFREGDELLSMNVVRPGTFVFTATDGGYAKRTAVDEYRVQGRGGLGIKAAKIVEDRGSLVGALIVEEHDEILAITLSGGVIRTRVSEVRETGRDTMGVQLINLGKRDAVVGIARNAEAGREAEEVDGDVAVDETAEGAATTGTDEGEAPSAE comes from the coding sequence ATGGCCGACGAGAACACTCCCGTCACCCCGGAAGAGGGCGGCGAACTCGCGATGCGTGTCGAGCCCGTCGGGCTCGAGACGGAGATGCAGCGTTCGTACCTCGACTACGCGATGTCCGTCATCGTCTCCCGCGCGCTGCCGGACGTCCGGGACGGTCTCAAGCCCGTCCACCGCCGCGTGCTGTACGCGATGTACGACGGCGGCTACCGCCCCGAGCGCGGCTTCTACAAGTGCGCCCGCGTCGTCGGCGACGTCATGGGCAACTACCACCCGCACGGCGACTCCTCGATCTACGACGCCCTGGTGCGCCTCGCCCAGCCGTGGTCGATGCGGATGCCGCTGGTGGACTCCAACGGCAACTTCGGCTCCCCGGGCAACGACCCGGCGGCGGCCATGCGCTACACCGAGTGCAAGATGGCGCCGCTGTCCATGGAGATGGTCCGCGACATCGACGAGGAGACCGTCGACTTCACGGACAACTACGACGGCCGCTCCCAGGAGCCGACCGTCCTGCCGGCCCGCTTCCCGAACCTGCTGATCAACGGCTCGGCCGGCATCGCGGTCGGCATGGCCACCAACATCCCGCCGCACAACCTGCGCGAGGTCGCGGCCGGCGCCCAGTGGTACCTGGAGAACCCGGACGTCTCCCACGAGGAGCTGCTGGACGCGCTCATGGAGCGCATCAAGGGCCCGGACTTCCCGACCGGCGCCCTGGTCGTGGGCCGCAAGGGCATCGAGGAGGCGTACCGCACCGGGCGCGGCTCCATCACGATGCGCGCGGTGGTCGAGGTCGAGGAGATCCAGGGCCGTCAGTGCCTGGTGGTCACCGAGCTGCCGTACCAGGTGAACCCGGACAACCTGGCACAGAAGATCGCCGACCTGGTGAAGGACGGCAAGATCGGCGGCATCGCGGACGTCCGCGACGAGACGTCGTCCCGTACCGGCCAGCGCCTGGTGATCGTCCTGAAGCGGGACGCGGTCGCCAAGGTCGTGCTGAACAACCTGTACAAGCACACCGACCTGCAGACGAACTTCGGCGCCAACATGCTGGCGCTGGTGGACGGCGTGCCGCGCACGCTGTCGCTGGACGCGTTCATCCGGCACTGGGTGACGCACCAGATCGAGGTCATCGTCCGCCGGACCAGGTTCCGGCTGCGCAAGGCCGAGGAGCGGGCGCACATCCTGCGCGGTCTGCTCAAGGCCCTGGACGCCATCGACGAGGTCATCGCGCTGATCCGGCGCAGCGAGACGGTCGAGATCGCGCGCGGCGGCCTGATGGACCTGCTGGAGATCGACGAGATCCAGGCCAACGCCATCCTGGAGATGCAGCTGCGGCGCCTTGCGGCCCTGGAGCGGCAGAAGATCGTCCAGGAGCACGACGAGCTCCAGGCGAAGATCAACGAGTACAACGAGATCCTGGCCTCGCCGGTCCGCCAGCGCGGGATCGTCAGCGAGGAGCTGGCCGCGATCGTCGAGAAGTACGGCGACGACCGCCAGACCAAGCTGATCCCCTACGAGGGCGACATGTCCATCGAGGACCTGATCGCCGAGGAGGACATCGTCGTCACCGTCACGCGCGGCGGTTACGTCAAGCGGACGAAGACGGACGACTACCGGGCGCAGAAGCGCGGCGGCAAGGGCGTGCGCGGCACGAAGCTGAAGGAAGACGACATCGTCGACCACTTCTTCGTCTCCACCACGCACCACTGGCTGCTGTTCTTCACCAACAAGGGCCGGGTGTACCGGGCGAAGGCGTACGAGCTGCCCGAGGCCGGCCGGGACGCGCGCGGCCAGCACGTGGCGAACCTGCTGGCCTTCCAGCCGGACGAGGCGATCGCGGAGATCCTGGCGATCCGGGACTACGAGGCGGCGCCGTACCTGGTGCTGGCGACCAAGTCCGGTCTGGTCAAGAAGACGCCACTGAAGGATTACGATTCGCCCCGCTCCGGCGGTGTCATCGCGATCAACCTGCGCGAGCGCGAGGACGGCGGCGACGACGAGCTGATCGGTGCCGAGCTGGTCTCCGCCGAGGACGACCTGCTGCTGATCAGCAAGAAGGCGCAGTCGATCCGGTTCACCGCTTCGGACGAGTCCCTTCGCCCGATGGGCCGCGCCACCTCGGGTGTCAAGGGCATGAGTTTCCGCGAGGGCGACGAGCTTCTCTCGATGAATGTCGTCCGACCCGGTACGTTCGTGTTCACTGCCACCGACGGTGGGTACGCGAAGCGGACCGCCGTCGACGAGTACCGCGTCCAGGGCCGCGGCGGCCTCGGCATCAAGGCCGCCAAGATCGTGGAGGACCGCGGTTCGCTCGTCGGCGCGCTGATTGTCGAGGAGCACGACGAGATCCTCGCGATCACCCTCTCCGGCGGTGTGATTCGCACGCGAGTCAGCGAGGTCAGGGAGACGGGCCGTGACACCATGGGCGTCCAACTGATCAACCTGGGCAAGCGCGATGCCGTGGTCGGTATCGCACGTAACGCCGAGGCCGGGCGCGAGGCGGAGGAAGTCGACGGCGACGTGGCCGTGGACGAGACCGCCGAGGGTGCCGCGACCACCGGCACGGACGAGGGTGAGGCACCCTCGGCCGAGTAG
- the gyrB gene encoding DNA topoisomerase (ATP-hydrolyzing) subunit B, translating to MLCQKGRFVADSGNPNENIPSTDAGVNGEATESGAASASYDASAITVLEGLDAVRKRPGMYIGSTGERGLHHLVYEVVDNSVDEALAGYADTIDVTILADGGVRVVDNGRGIPVGIVPSEGKPAVEVVLTVLHAGGKFGGGGYAVSGGLHGVGVSVVNALSTKVAVEVRTDGHRWTQDYKMGVPTAPLAKHEAIEETGTSVTFWADPEIFETTEYSFETLSRRFQEMAFLNKGLTIRLTDERESAKATSGADEAGADEKAEVKTVTYHYEGGIVDFVKYLNSRKGDAVHPTVVSLEAEDKDKSLSLEVAMQWNSGYSEGVYSFANIIHTHEGGTHEEGFRAALTSLINKYARDKKLLREKDDNLTGDDIREGLTAIISVKLSEPQFEGQTKTKLGNTEAKTFVQKAVYEHLNDWLDRNPVEAADIIRKGIQAATARVAARKARDLTRRKGLLETASLPGKLADCQSNDPAKCEIFIVEGDSAGGSAKSGRNPQYQAILPIRGKILNVEKARIDKILQNQEIQALISAFGTGVHEDFDIEKLRYHKIILMADADVDGQHISTLLLTFLFRFMRPLVEAGHVYLSRPPLYKIKWGRDDVEYAYSDRERDALIEMGRQRGKRIREDSIQRFKGLGEMNAEELRVTTMDQEHRVLGQVTLDDAAQADDLFSVLMGEDVEARRQFIQRNAKDVRFLDI from the coding sequence GTGCTGTGCCAGAAAGGGCGCTTCGTGGCCGATTCCGGCAACCCCAACGAGAACATCCCGTCCACCGACGCCGGCGTGAACGGCGAGGCCACCGAGTCCGGCGCGGCCTCAGCCTCGTACGACGCCAGCGCCATCACCGTGCTCGAAGGGCTGGACGCGGTCCGCAAGCGGCCCGGCATGTACATCGGCTCCACGGGCGAGCGCGGTCTGCACCACCTGGTGTACGAGGTCGTCGACAACTCGGTCGACGAGGCGCTGGCCGGCTACGCGGACACCATCGACGTCACGATCCTCGCCGACGGCGGGGTGCGCGTCGTGGACAACGGCCGTGGCATCCCGGTGGGCATCGTGCCCTCCGAGGGCAAGCCGGCCGTCGAGGTCGTGCTGACCGTGCTGCACGCCGGCGGCAAGTTCGGCGGCGGCGGCTACGCCGTCTCCGGCGGTCTGCACGGTGTGGGCGTGTCCGTGGTGAACGCGCTGTCCACGAAGGTCGCCGTCGAGGTCAGGACCGACGGCCACCGCTGGACGCAGGACTACAAGATGGGCGTGCCGACGGCCCCGCTGGCCAAGCACGAGGCGATCGAGGAGACCGGCACGTCGGTCACCTTCTGGGCCGACCCGGAGATCTTCGAGACCACCGAGTACTCCTTCGAGACGCTGTCCCGGCGTTTCCAGGAGATGGCGTTCCTCAACAAGGGCCTGACGATCCGGCTCACCGACGAGCGCGAGTCGGCCAAGGCCACCAGCGGCGCGGACGAGGCGGGCGCCGACGAGAAGGCCGAGGTCAAGACCGTCACGTACCACTACGAGGGCGGCATCGTCGACTTCGTGAAGTACCTCAACTCCCGCAAGGGGGACGCGGTGCACCCGACGGTCGTCTCGCTGGAGGCCGAGGACAAGGACAAGAGCCTGTCCCTCGAGGTCGCCATGCAGTGGAACAGCGGCTACAGCGAGGGCGTGTACTCCTTCGCGAACATCATCCACACCCACGAGGGCGGCACCCACGAAGAGGGCTTCCGCGCGGCGCTGACCAGCCTGATCAACAAGTACGCGCGCGACAAGAAGCTGCTGCGCGAGAAGGACGACAACCTCACCGGCGACGACATCCGCGAGGGCCTGACCGCGATCATCTCGGTCAAGCTGAGCGAGCCGCAGTTCGAGGGCCAGACGAAGACCAAGCTGGGCAACACGGAGGCCAAGACCTTCGTGCAGAAGGCGGTCTACGAACACCTCAACGACTGGCTGGACCGCAACCCGGTCGAGGCCGCGGACATCATCCGCAAGGGCATCCAGGCGGCCACCGCGCGCGTGGCGGCCCGCAAGGCGCGCGACCTGACCCGCCGCAAGGGTCTGCTGGAGACGGCGTCGCTGCCGGGCAAGCTGGCCGACTGCCAGTCCAACGACCCGGCCAAGTGCGAGATCTTCATCGTCGAGGGCGACTCCGCCGGCGGCTCGGCCAAGTCCGGCCGGAACCCGCAGTACCAGGCGATCCTCCCGATCCGCGGCAAGATCCTGAACGTGGAGAAGGCGCGGATCGACAAGATCCTGCAGAACCAGGAGATCCAGGCGCTGATCTCGGCCTTCGGCACGGGTGTGCACGAGGACTTCGACATCGAGAAGCTCCGCTATCACAAGATCATCCTGATGGCGGACGCCGACGTCGACGGCCAGCACATCAGCACCCTGCTGCTGACCTTCCTGTTCCGCTTCATGCGGCCGCTGGTCGAGGCCGGGCACGTGTACCTGTCCCGCCCCCCGCTGTACAAGATCAAGTGGGGCCGGGACGACGTGGAGTACGCCTACTCGGACCGCGAGCGCGACGCGCTGATCGAGATGGGCCGCCAGCGCGGCAAGCGCATCCGCGAGGACTCCATCCAGCGCTTCAAGGGTCTCGGCGAGATGAACGCCGAGGAGCTGCGCGTGACCACCATGGACCAGGAGCACCGGGTCCTCGGCCAGGTCACCCTCGACGACGCCGCCCAGGCCGACGACCTGTTCTCGGTCCTCATGGGCGAGGACGTGGAGGCCCGCCGCCAGTTCATCCAGCGCAACGCCAAGGACGTCCGCTTCCTCGACATCTGA